One part of the Mangrovibacillus cuniculi genome encodes these proteins:
- a CDS encoding DEAD/DEAH box helicase: MLKVKHWTIDVIPHPHKGYEIGVVHSETGEVAPIEAFAQDLFMWHDLSYFGQQLTPSVFHPETHLWLTGWELVQLFSNEQFSSIVQWDFTQRGEAFLGISPVIYDSVLGGQWIPDFDAWSTELDYVPWGLPGEIWEEFGNDFWEQELDGQSYRKLTQDLFQQTVSSFITREPSLKALAKKVQSLKEANLTSEELHAYFDEDSWRKWTGLEAPTEPYTIGLRLEEPPEDEEDWVLSPFVRSVKSPDQLYVVGEDRLPSHWKGVREHIKQEQKRWSHMFSWLSLSLGKATYVKEHEAWQFLTEGSEKLVHLGVEILLPRWWEALREQQLAVKAKVKSMETSYRPSFVGLNALVDFDWRLSMNGVELTEDQFQQLVEEQRRLVQVNGQWMKLDPEMIARIQAYMEKARERGIRMQDLLQQELVDEEDQEDEFDPLAFAKVQIELNRSLKGFVKQLTNLETMPEVNVEEWLEGSLRPYQQQGVNWLSYLRQFRFGGVLADDMGLGKTIQLISYLLHVKNSETPSTPALIVAPTSVIGNWQKEIERFAPSLRVMQHYGPNRGKEEAFLPSIQDVDVVLTTYGISHLDEAELGSIEWSTIALDEAQNIKNAQTKQSKAIRALRGTHQLALTGTPMENRLSELWSIFDFTNHGYLGTFNSFQKHYILPIEKEENEQRVRQLQKRIKPFLLRRTKRDPEVELNLPDKIEQKEYCPLTPEQASLYEQVVNDTLEKIQTLSAMERRGLILQMLNKLKQLCNHPALYLKEETPVGIVERASKMQKLMELIDSIIEQKEACLIFTQYIGMGEMIRTILKARYDLTVPFLHGGVSKSQREQMVEQFQAGEFPVFLLSLKAGGTGLNLTEANHVIHYDRWWNPAVENQATDRAYRIGQKRFVHVHKMISTGTLEEKIDAMLEKKQSLNEEIIQSDHWVTELSNLELAELVSLTK; the protein is encoded by the coding sequence ATGCTTAAAGTAAAACATTGGACGATCGATGTCATTCCTCATCCTCATAAGGGGTATGAAATTGGTGTTGTACATTCAGAAACAGGTGAGGTTGCACCTATTGAAGCATTCGCACAAGATTTATTTATGTGGCACGACTTGAGTTATTTTGGTCAACAACTTACTCCTTCTGTTTTCCATCCAGAAACACATCTATGGTTAACTGGTTGGGAGTTAGTACAGTTGTTTTCTAATGAACAGTTTAGTTCTATTGTGCAATGGGATTTTACTCAACGCGGAGAAGCATTTCTAGGGATATCACCTGTTATTTACGATTCTGTATTAGGAGGACAATGGATTCCTGACTTTGACGCTTGGTCTACCGAATTAGACTATGTACCTTGGGGATTGCCAGGTGAAATTTGGGAAGAGTTCGGCAATGACTTTTGGGAACAAGAATTGGACGGACAATCTTATCGCAAGCTGACACAAGATTTATTTCAACAGACAGTTAGCTCCTTTATCACGCGTGAGCCTTCTTTAAAAGCACTTGCAAAAAAGGTGCAGTCTCTTAAAGAAGCAAACTTAACTTCAGAAGAGTTACATGCGTACTTTGATGAAGACAGTTGGCGAAAGTGGACTGGGCTAGAAGCACCAACAGAACCTTATACGATAGGTTTACGATTAGAGGAACCTCCAGAAGATGAGGAAGACTGGGTTCTTAGTCCATTTGTGAGAAGTGTGAAATCTCCTGATCAGCTATATGTGGTAGGAGAAGACCGTCTACCTTCTCACTGGAAAGGTGTACGAGAACATATTAAACAAGAGCAGAAACGCTGGAGTCATATGTTTTCTTGGTTGTCACTATCTCTTGGGAAAGCCACTTATGTGAAAGAACACGAAGCTTGGCAATTCCTAACGGAAGGTAGCGAGAAACTAGTACATTTAGGAGTAGAAATACTGTTACCTCGTTGGTGGGAAGCGCTGCGCGAACAGCAACTTGCCGTAAAAGCAAAGGTAAAATCGATGGAAACATCTTACCGTCCTTCATTTGTAGGATTAAATGCCTTAGTTGATTTTGACTGGCGATTATCTATGAATGGTGTAGAGCTCACGGAGGATCAATTCCAACAACTTGTAGAAGAACAACGACGACTAGTTCAAGTCAATGGACAATGGATGAAACTAGATCCTGAGATGATTGCTCGCATTCAAGCTTACATGGAAAAAGCGCGTGAACGTGGCATACGTATGCAAGATCTCTTACAACAAGAGTTAGTTGATGAAGAAGATCAAGAAGACGAATTTGACCCGTTAGCTTTTGCAAAAGTACAAATTGAATTAAATCGTTCATTAAAAGGGTTTGTCAAACAGCTAACAAATCTTGAAACTATGCCGGAAGTAAATGTGGAGGAGTGGCTTGAAGGTTCTCTTCGTCCTTATCAGCAACAAGGTGTAAACTGGTTATCTTATTTACGCCAATTCCGCTTCGGTGGTGTCCTTGCCGATGACATGGGTCTAGGTAAAACTATTCAGCTAATTTCTTACTTACTTCATGTGAAAAATAGCGAAACACCTAGTACACCTGCATTAATTGTTGCGCCTACATCTGTTATCGGAAACTGGCAAAAGGAAATTGAACGATTCGCTCCTTCTCTTCGTGTCATGCAGCACTATGGGCCTAATCGTGGCAAGGAAGAAGCTTTTTTACCAAGTATTCAAGATGTGGATGTTGTGTTAACTACTTATGGAATTTCTCATTTAGATGAGGCGGAATTAGGCTCAATTGAGTGGTCAACCATAGCGTTAGATGAAGCACAAAATATTAAGAACGCACAGACAAAACAGTCAAAGGCGATCCGTGCTCTAAGAGGAACACACCAACTCGCGTTGACTGGTACACCTATGGAAAATCGTCTATCGGAATTATGGTCTATCTTCGACTTTACCAATCACGGTTATCTTGGAACATTTAACTCTTTTCAAAAGCATTATATTTTGCCAATTGAAAAAGAAGAAAATGAACAACGGGTTCGACAGCTGCAAAAACGAATTAAACCATTCTTATTACGCAGAACAAAACGTGACCCTGAAGTAGAATTGAATTTACCAGATAAGATTGAGCAAAAAGAGTACTGTCCGTTAACCCCGGAGCAAGCGAGTCTTTATGAACAAGTAGTTAATGATACGTTGGAAAAAATCCAAACCCTATCTGCTATGGAACGTAGAGGATTAATTCTTCAAATGCTTAATAAGTTAAAACAACTGTGTAATCATCCAGCATTATACTTAAAGGAAGAAACTCCTGTTGGCATTGTAGAGCGCGCTTCAAAAATGCAAAAGTTAATGGAATTAATAGACTCCATCATAGAACAAAAAGAGGCTTGCCTCATCTTTACTCAGTATATCGGCATGGGTGAAATGATAAGAACCATATTAAAAGCTCGTTATGACTTAACCGTTCCATTTTTACACGGTGGAGTTTCAAAATCACAAAGAGAACAAATGGTGGAACAGTTCCAAGCAGGTGAGTTCCCTGTCTTCCTTCTTTCTCTTAAAGCAGGGGGAACAGGGTTAAACTTAACGGAAGCGAATCATGTCATCCATTATGATCGTTGGTGGAATCCTGCAGTGGAAAATCAAGCCACAGACCGTGCTTATCGCATCGGACAGAAAAGATTTGTTCATGTTCATAAAATGATATCCACCGGTACACTGGAAGAAAAAATCGATGCAATGCTAGAAAAGAAACAATCTCTTAATGAAGAAATTATACAAAGTGATCATTGGGTGACAGAGTTATCCAATTTAGAGCTCGCGGAACTAGTTTCGTTAACGAAATAA